Genomic DNA from Entelurus aequoreus isolate RoL-2023_Sb linkage group LG25, RoL_Eaeq_v1.1, whole genome shotgun sequence:
TGGTGCTGATGCAGTCCGAAGCCGGGCTTTGCGCGCGGAGGTTCCGGGGTGGCCGCAACCCGCAACCACGACGCGCGCCGCCGCCTCCCACATACCGGGCGGCGGCGAACAACCGGGGTGACACCACGGAGAGCTTTCCACTGGATTTCACCGCCGTGGAGGAGAACATGGATAACTTCATGACGCAAGTCAAGAACCTGGCGCAGTCGCTGTATCCGTGCTCGGCGCAGAAGCTCGACCACGACATGCGGCTGAACTTTTTGGAGAACGCTTCAGTCACCTGCAACGACGGAAGCCCTGCAGGGTATGTAgacgaaaaaaaataaatgttcacCGTGGAATGATTATTAAAAGGTTTATATTGTGCAAAATGTGCATGGTTGCACCCGAAATAAAATGAAATTGAAACCATTGAAACTATATTTGAACTGTTGAAGACTAGTTTGACAGGGAAACAAGTGCACTGTACCTCAATTCTCATTTCAGGTGTATTTATTgacagaaagttttttttttttttttccatgcttgtttCTTATTTATCAGCAGAACTGAACCAAACAGGTTGTGATTTTGGTAAGGTATAATCATGTGTGAAACAAATGAGATAACTCAATGGTAAAGAAATAACAAGTAAAGTACAGTAAATAACATTGATTTATGTAAATCATAAGAAAAACTGTTCTTTCTGACAAGTTACTGTGATTAAACCTATAATTTGGATTTGGGCTTGTGCCTGCGTTGAAATACGGTCGAAAAATGAAGCTCGGAAAGTATGTCCAATATTTGGAGATACATGTTTTTTATTAGACAGTGATGTATTGTATAGGAGACATTAATCAGTCCTTGTTCGTAGCATTTCCAAGACAGCCATAAATATGTGCAGATGCCACTGAAAGCCGGTTATGATATGTGAGTCTTTTTATGGATTTAACAGCGTAATTCTGTATAACACCACCCCCTCCCGCATGGGTTGCCTTTAAGAGAAGCCTGGTGGAAGCACTAAGCTCTCTGAGTAGGAATGCAGGGGACAGTTCCTGGCAGATGGCCTTTTCCCGTTCACCACTGTTGTCATTTAGGATGCTAATCCATCCAGCATGCATTTACAAACAACCAAAAGTGTGTGTGATGATCTGCTATTCCTCTTGTGGAATTTGATCCTGCACTTGTTGGTTGCTTGGGAGTAGCACATAGAGCGCACTGTCCTTGGCATACATCTGCGATATTACTATAAAGTCAATAATTACAGCCAAATGTATGACGCGCGTCTGAGCAATCTGATTTGTATGTGGTCACTGGCCATCACTTAAGTTTAGTCATCAATAGTAGGCACACCCGAGATTATTTGTCTCAATATATCAGGAAAAATAGTCTGTTTTCCAGTGGAATTTGTTGTATGTTGAGTGAGTGATTATAAGCACTTTACTGCATCTTTATATGTAACATGCCAATCAATTTGGTCATCGGTGTTGTTGTGAGATCACTGCTGAAGAATGATGAGCTCAAAAGAACagcccagttttttttattttactggtATTTGCAGTATAGGCGGGATAGGGGATGGCGAGATAAGCCATCTTCCAGTGCAGTGACTTCACATTGTTGCAGCCTGGTGTCACCTTTTTTGTCTGGAAGATAGGAATCAACAAAGCAGCCGGATGCTAAAGTTTAAGATAAAGCAATGATGTCATTTAATGCTTGTGCACCATCACTGATGATAGAAATAGAGAGGGACATTGCTTCAGTTGGTCTCTGAGTTACAAAGTACATTAAATCAAGATTGTGATATGTGCCTTTATCAGGTCTGAAACTCAAGCGTCTAAGTTGAAgttattttacatttgtttgtctCTCTTAGGTATTACCTGAAAGAATCCAGAGGAAGCAGACGCTGGTTGATATTTCTGGAAGGTATAAGTTCAAGTTGTGTTAATGAATCTGTATTAGGGTTTATTACACCTTCACCAGGTCAAACGAAAGCATTTTCCTGGTCAGTTTTCACCTAAACACTTAATGTAAACTTAACTTATGTTGACTTTACAGGCGGCTGGTACTGCTTCAACAAAGAGAACTGTGACAGCCGATATGAGACCATGAGGAGGCTAATGAGCTCATCCAAGTGGTCTCAAACTAAAACAGGTAAGACTCACCTAAACGGTATTGTATCACATCTAATAATAATGGAGTAGATTcatgtagcgcttttctagacactcgaaGAGCTTTACACTAAAAACTGaaaacccattattcattcacatGTCTGCAAGATCCTCAGGCTCATATTAGCGCCCTTGATATTAAAAAATGGTTGAAGATGACCACAATGCATTCGACAGTAGcgtttttatgtaactgtataAGAAGTTGCAATTGGCATTGTTCAACAAAAATAATAGTACGGTCAACTTAAAAGAGTCTTTAGAATGACCAGATTGTACTGTATGTACCATTTTTGTACCTGATACGATACAAGAATGGTATTGAATCCACTGTACACCCAGGTTGATCAAAATTTTATGGTTGTTATTTACCTAAATCATGCTAAAAAGTGCTTGAGAAGTTACCACTAGGGCATTTTTAAGCAAAAGTTTGCCGAAAGAGCTGTGCTATAATTAATTACGGTATTTTAACCTCTTCTGCCGGGTCAGTCCCTAGTACCATTTTTGTGTTATCCTGCTCACAAACAATAAAAACTTAGCAGAAAAATGATAAAGAAAATACACTACTGCTTGACAGTCAATCGTATTAGGGCTGTAGCGTAGGTTGACCTGGCGCCCACTGTTGTGAGACGGTGGACGCCTCTGTCTTTCATTGCGGTGTAATAACTGTAATCCAATGTGGTAATGACGACAATGTGGAAGAGGATGTGTCTGGGAGTGCCGGAATGGCTAATGATACATGTTGATCTGTCTGTGCAGGCACCGGGATCCTGTCTCCGCTCCCCGAGGAAAACCCTCACTGGTGGAATGCCAACATGGTGTACGTTAACTCGTGTATATTCTTTAAATTACAGGCGTCGACTTTTAACATCCCATGACTTTTAATATTGTTTGTTACAGGTTTGTCCCGTACTGCTCCAGCGACGCATGGAGTGGCGCCACCGCCAAAACAGAGCAGAGTAAGTGTCATTGTTTGTTGGATCAAATCTTGCATGTGTGAAGTGAGAAAAATATATCTACATGTTCTCTTTTTGTCATGAGCAGGTGGCTATGCTTTTATGGGCTCGCTGATAATTCAAGAGGTCGTAAAATCCTTGCTTAAAAAGGGCCTGGACAACGCCAAGGTTCTGCTTCTGGCCGGGAGCAGGTATGCCCACAAGTAAAAGGTTGTGACGTGAAAATTTTAAAAGTACTTTGATACCAATCGGAATATATCGCCTCTGCATGCAGTGCTGGAGGGACAGGGGTCCTGCTGAATGTAGATCGTGTGTCAGAGCTGCTGGAAGGACTGGGACACACTGCAATACAAGTGCGGGGCCTGTCGGATTCCGGCTGGTTCTTGGACAACAAGCAATATGACTTTACCGACTGTCTGGATGCGATCAGCTGTGCCCCCACGGAGACCATCAAGAGAGGCATAAAGTAGGCACACATGATTGTGAAGGATATgggctacacacaggaaaactatAGTATAATTACTTTTTGGGGTTTCCGCTTTTTCTTTCAATAATTCTGATGTACTAAACCAGGGGTTTTCAAAGTGTGGCACAGTAAGCCTTCAATCGAGGGATATAACTCGGCCTACTCCCAAAAAACCTGATCTTCTCAAGTataatttgtataatttttttcaccTGTTCACTTTATTGATTAAAAAGCAATTTATTTTGCCTGATGTTAGCTTAGCAAATTTAAGAAGATGTTTTTTCTTGATTTTTCTCAATCTGATGCACCTCCACTAAAGTCTTCTGCCACATCCAACTTTGATAACCTATGTACTACTTTGTACCACagagaaaacaaaaaaatctaaatgttacaAGTGGAACACCACAGATCAATATACCTGTCGACCATGCCATTTTGCCTGGAAACTCACATAATTTTCCCATCTAGCCTGGTGCTCTCTTGTTCTGTATTGCAAAGTTTATTCCAAAAAATCCTGAAATTTGGAATGTTTCTTTATTTTCAGATTCAAATTAACGGAATTGTAGTgctacttgttgctaggcagaattcatcGGGCAGAATTATTTTGTTTAAAGGAAAGTGAAAAATGGTATGCGCTGGTCACTTGGTGCCACCCACAGCATCTAAGGAAATTGCTCAAAAGCAGCACTATAGGGGTTATACATTTGAGTGGGACACTGTAGATACAATTAAGAGGTTTTTTTTAGTACCCAGGCGCCATCTGCTGGGTGTTGTAGTGCACTGTAATATTATTAAAACATCACAACTGATCAATTATGTGTTGACCCTTATTAGGTACTGGGGAGGAGTGGTACCCGAAAGGTGCAAACAAATCCATGAAGGAGAGGAGTGGAACTGTTTCTTTGGCTATAGAGTCTTCCCTACTATAAAAAGTAAGCGTTTGTATCACAAATAAACTGCATTCAAAATACGATATTAATGGAGACCTAGATCATCAGTGTGAGAGAATTCTGACCTCTCTGAATACACCGTATTCTTCATTATCTTGTTTTAGGTCCAGTGTTTGTGGTCCAGTGGCTGTTTGACGAAGCTCAGTTGACAGTGGACAACATTCAGCTGACAGGACAACCAGTGCAAGAAGGCCAGTGGCGTTATATCCAAAATTTGGGCATTGAGTTAAGGAACACTCTTAAGGATGTCCCGTAAGTTACCAAAATACAGAATGTTAAAAGGAGAATCAAATGAGCATTTTAACATacaacatttttcttttcttttcaggGCTATGTTTGCCCCAGCATGCCTCTCACATGAAGTTATCACAAGAAAGTGAGTTTAACCTTCTGTGGCCAGCCTCGTTCACTAACTAGACCAGACttgggcccgcgggccgcatacagcctgttaaatgcctactgaaatgaaatttttttatttaaacggggatagcagatccattctatgtgtcatacttgatcatttcgcgatattgcgatgtttttgctgaaaggatttagtagagaacatcgacgataaagttcgcaacttttggtcgctgataaaaaaaagccttgcctgtaccggaagtagcgtgacgtcgcaggttgaagggctcctcacatttccccattgtttacaccagcagcgatttggaccgagaaagcgacgattaccccattaatttgagcgaggatgaaacgtgagagtgaaggactagagtgcagtgcaggacgtatcttttttcgctctgaccgtaacttaggtacaagggctcatttgattccacactttctactttttctattgtggatcacagatttgtattttaaaccacctcggatactatatcctcttgaaaatgagagtcgagaacgcgaaatggacattaacagtgacttttatctccacgacaatacatcggcgaagcactttagctacggagctaacgtgatagcatcgggcttaactgcagatagaaacaaaagaaataaacccctgactggaaggatagacagaaaatcaacaatcctattaaacactggacctgtaactacacggttaatgctttccagcctggcgaagcttaacaatgctgtagctaacgacgccattgaagctaacttagctacgggacctcacagacctatgctaaaaacattagctatccacctacgccagccagccctcatctgctcatcaacacccgtgctcacctgcgttccagcgatcgacggagcgacgaaggacttcacccgatcgtcgatgcggtcggcggctagcgtcggacagcgcgtctgctatccaagtcaaagtcctcctggttgtgttgctgcagccagccgctaatacaccgatcccacatacagctttcttctttgcagtcttgattgttcattaaacaaattgcaaaagattcaccaacacagatgtccagaatactgtggaattttgcgatgaaaacatagctttttgtattggatacaatggtggccgaatacttccgtttcaaccattgacgtcacgcgcatacgtcatcatacatagacgttttcaaccggaagttttgcgggaaatttaaaattgcactttataagttaacccggccgtattggcatgtgttgcaatgttaagatttcatcattgatatataaactatcagactgcgtggtcggtagtagtgggtttcagtaggcctttaagattttcaatctggcccgctggacgtTTCCAAATAACATCGAAACTGTAGCgaacattatgatgtgcagtgctgttttcaaattaccgtaagtcttgaactatagaaagtattctaATGgtgggaatctgcacttttaagtgATATACGAGTTACTAcgttaatctacgtcacagcagctcagactagGCACAAAGCAGTGTAGCAGCAAGCCTGATATGCATGCGGTGTCAGGGACAgtgttctgcagaaaagtgatattatatcagattgtaggtgattTTTTTACCCTTTCCTTTCatgttttgttgcgttttgcttgattgt
This window encodes:
- the notum1a gene encoding palmitoleoyl-protein carboxylesterase notum1a; this translates as MTSARIASSILLLVLMQSEAGLCARRFRGGRNPQPRRAPPPPTYRAAANNRGDTTESFPLDFTAVEENMDNFMTQVKNLAQSLYPCSAQKLDHDMRLNFLENASVTCNDGSPAGYYLKESRGSRRWLIFLEGGWYCFNKENCDSRYETMRRLMSSSKWSQTKTGTGILSPLPEENPHWWNANMVFVPYCSSDAWSGATAKTEQSGYAFMGSLIIQEVVKSLLKKGLDNAKVLLLAGSSAGGTGVLLNVDRVSELLEGLGHTAIQVRGLSDSGWFLDNKQYDFTDCLDAISCAPTETIKRGIKYWGGVVPERCKQIHEGEEWNCFFGYRVFPTIKSPVFVVQWLFDEAQLTVDNIQLTGQPVQEGQWRYIQNLGIELRNTLKDVPAMFAPACLSHEVITRNYWTDVQVKGTSLPRALHCWDRSLHDNRNNKAPPKGCPVHLIDSCPWPHCNPTCPTIRDQFTGQEMNVIQFLMHMGFDVQKMAQQQGMDPSKLLGMLSSGS